The following proteins come from a genomic window of Lachnoclostridium phytofermentans ISDg:
- a CDS encoding ComEC/Rec2 family competence protein, protein MIKRPLVWILLGFIFGNLLYRYTQDTYQQIGVMSMLITILILLFLYVKNNNDKKQNSIVIYKCRIINYYIGFFLILLLSTLLGFHIMKSELRKEVIEQELTESTEVMVQGKIYDISRTNKGMAFTIGEGVVSTKDDKNSKKYYMKEKIQVYITVEKNPDIINGVTTYKIGNSILLNGTLSPLSHARNPGQFDEYSYYKTKNISFKLYTKDVILKSDKIFPLSHIFYKCRQWLTDQMTTILPEKEAGVLSAILFGDKSMLPEDVSDLYQQGGIAHMMSVSGLHVSLLGYAIYKLLSKCRLSIQVSIFLSVVFLLFYGALTGYSVSTKRAVIMFTLSLGAIIFGKTYDILSSLSLSALIILIQQPRELVSAGFLLSYGAVLGIVLIYPKLCNFSDSISNKIMKKIIEASFLSISTQIMTLPLLAYFFYEIPLYSVLVNLLLVPFSSFLLVSSSIACILSFLSIKIARWIIGASYYILNGYEYICGINLKLPYHYILVGKIPIYQILFYYAVVFAVFASIPIIKDRKNEVNNVSAYKEQEVMNQYGKVDMREKREFKNRELKSIVFKSKKTRREEYKRSECSNQKSKKNKIIYPQFFLLILLIPLLMLWKGKELKVTCLDVSQGDGIVIERNGITCLIDCGSSDIKEVGKYRLIPFLKSKAIGAIDYAFISHSDYDHISGIYEILDSMPKLKEGNFQRNYTGKIVIRNLILPKLPIYDESYQNLISLANEKGVKIHLFSTGDELIWNGVTLRCLHPSNKYIATSNNAHSLVLCLIYGDFQGIFTGDVYQDGENAALSEIKKMRELGLIKPEERIEFLKVAHHGSNTSSAEGFLDGINPIYSVISAGKNNRYHHPHPLVCTRFQERNLPYDLTMNVGAIEIITDGFLMKKSSFIKEKYDD, encoded by the coding sequence TAAGAATAATAATGATAAGAAACAAAATTCGATAGTAATCTACAAATGTAGAATAATTAATTATTACATAGGATTCTTTCTTATTTTATTACTTTCTACTTTACTTGGTTTTCATATCATGAAGAGTGAATTAAGAAAGGAAGTTATAGAACAGGAGTTAACAGAATCTACGGAAGTAATGGTACAAGGAAAGATATACGACATAAGTAGAACCAACAAAGGAATGGCATTTACCATTGGAGAAGGGGTGGTTTCTACTAAGGACGATAAGAATTCTAAAAAGTATTACATGAAGGAAAAGATTCAGGTATATATCACTGTAGAAAAAAATCCCGACATAATAAATGGAGTCACCACCTATAAAATAGGTAATTCTATATTACTTAACGGAACATTAAGTCCATTATCACACGCAAGGAATCCGGGGCAATTTGATGAATATTCTTATTATAAGACAAAGAATATTAGTTTTAAACTATATACAAAGGATGTTATCTTGAAATCTGATAAAATTTTTCCTCTTTCCCACATTTTCTACAAGTGTAGACAATGGCTTACAGATCAAATGACAACTATTTTACCAGAAAAAGAAGCGGGTGTATTGAGCGCGATTTTATTTGGTGATAAATCGATGCTTCCAGAGGATGTTTCAGATTTATATCAACAAGGTGGAATTGCCCATATGATGTCAGTAAGTGGGCTGCATGTTTCTTTATTAGGATATGCTATCTATAAACTTCTATCTAAATGTCGACTTTCTATTCAAGTTTCCATCTTTTTATCTGTTGTATTTTTACTTTTCTATGGTGCATTAACTGGATATTCTGTCTCTACTAAAAGAGCAGTTATCATGTTTACCTTATCACTAGGAGCTATCATATTTGGAAAAACTTATGATATATTATCATCATTGTCTCTTAGTGCACTTATTATCCTAATACAACAACCTAGAGAATTAGTATCCGCAGGCTTTTTACTTTCCTATGGTGCGGTACTTGGGATTGTTCTAATATACCCTAAACTGTGTAACTTTAGTGACTCCATTTCTAATAAGATAATGAAAAAGATCATAGAAGCATCTTTCTTAAGTATATCAACGCAAATTATGACATTACCACTTCTAGCATACTTCTTTTATGAAATCCCTCTTTATTCTGTTCTAGTAAATCTGTTATTGGTTCCTTTTTCATCTTTTCTTCTTGTATCATCAAGTATTGCATGTATTCTTTCTTTTCTCTCTATTAAAATTGCAAGGTGGATTATTGGTGCATCTTATTATATTTTAAATGGTTATGAGTATATCTGTGGAATTAATCTAAAACTTCCTTATCATTATATTTTGGTAGGAAAAATTCCTATCTACCAGATACTATTTTATTATGCCGTTGTGTTTGCTGTTTTTGCCAGTATACCTATCATAAAAGATAGAAAAAACGAGGTAAACAATGTAAGTGCTTATAAAGAGCAAGAAGTAATGAATCAATATGGGAAAGTAGATATGAGGGAAAAAAGAGAGTTCAAAAATAGAGAACTAAAAAGTATAGTTTTTAAAAGTAAGAAAACTAGAAGGGAAGAGTATAAAAGGAGTGAGTGTAGTAATCAGAAAAGTAAGAAAAACAAAATAATTTACCCGCAATTTTTTCTTCTCATACTTCTAATACCCTTACTAATGCTTTGGAAAGGTAAGGAACTTAAGGTCACATGTCTTGATGTGTCGCAAGGAGATGGTATCGTGATAGAAAGGAATGGAATAACTTGCTTGATTGACTGTGGTAGTAGTGATATTAAGGAGGTCGGTAAGTATAGATTAATACCATTCCTTAAGAGTAAGGCGATAGGAGCAATCGATTATGCCTTTATATCTCATTCAGACTATGATCATATTAGTGGAATCTATGAGATTTTAGATTCCATGCCAAAATTAAAAGAAGGGAACTTTCAACGTAATTATACGGGAAAGATTGTAATAAGAAACCTTATCCTACCTAAACTACCTATTTATGATGAAAGTTATCAAAATCTAATTTCACTTGCTAATGAGAAAGGAGTGAAAATTCATTTATTTTCTACCGGTGATGAACTAATATGGAATGGAGTAACTTTACGTTGTCTTCACCCTAGTAACAAATATATTGCAACTTCTAACAATGCTCATTCCTTAGTACTATGCCTAATCTATGGAGATTTTCAAGGAATATTTACAGGTGATGTGTATCAAGACGGAGAAAACGCAGCACTTTCAGAAATTAAGAAAATGAGAGAATTAGGGTTAATAAAACCTGAAGAACGAATCGAATTCCTAAAGGTAGCCCACCATGGCTCGAATACTTCTAGTGCAGAAGGATTTCTTGATGGTATTAATCCAATTTATTCTGTTATCAGTGCAGGAAAAAACAATCGTTATCATCATCCGCATCCTTTGGTTTGTACTCGCTTTCAGGAGAGGAATCTCCCCTATGATTTGACTATGAATGTGGGTGCGATTGAAATTATTACGGATGGTTTCCTTATGAAGAAAAGTAGCTTTATAAAAGAAAAGTACGATGATTGA
- a CDS encoding magnesium transporter CorA family protein — MFYEISNTVKPVDYREINSESIYVGIITLKELDEIYEFFDFSESTLTTCRSENKNIQNTIAVYDDYSFGIINVIDSKDIHKSPDKVAFYIMSNLFLIVDIFDEDKSTISALDMVLARTKQNKATLEKIIYNFLSRLIFEENIEIENLELKISKLEKRVFSNEIKNFNDELLLIQKKLSTMRNYYEQLANIGEDLMENENDIFQDENLRYFKMFTNRVDRLSNNIQMLREYVSQVREAYQAQMDYNINNIMKVFTVVTTIFLPLTLIVGWYGMNFKFMPEVTWRYGYLGVVFLSIAVVIFCIIWFKKKKLM; from the coding sequence ATGTTTTATGAAATATCCAATACCGTTAAACCAGTAGACTATAGGGAAATTAATAGCGAATCAATCTATGTTGGTATCATTACGTTAAAAGAATTAGATGAGATATATGAGTTTTTTGACTTTTCAGAATCTACATTAACTACATGTCGTAGTGAGAATAAAAACATACAAAATACAATTGCAGTATATGATGATTACAGCTTTGGTATCATTAATGTCATAGACAGTAAAGATATACACAAAAGCCCAGATAAAGTAGCTTTCTATATTATGAGTAATCTGTTTTTGATAGTTGATATATTTGACGAAGACAAAAGTACGATATCAGCACTTGATATGGTGTTAGCAAGGACAAAACAAAATAAAGCTACGTTGGAAAAGATAATCTATAACTTTTTGTCTCGTCTTATCTTTGAAGAGAATATAGAAATAGAGAATCTGGAATTAAAGATTAGTAAACTGGAAAAACGAGTATTTTCCAATGAAATAAAAAACTTTAATGATGAGTTGCTACTAATACAAAAAAAGCTATCAACCATGAGAAATTATTATGAACAACTTGCTAATATAGGTGAAGACCTAATGGAGAATGAGAATGATATCTTTCAGGATGAGAATTTGAGATATTTTAAAATGTTTACTAACCGAGTTGATAGATTATCGAACAATATTCAAATGCTTAGAGAGTATGTATCACAGGTTCGAGAAGCATATCAAGCTCAGATGGATTATAATATTAACAATATTATGAAGGTCTTTACGGTAGTAACGACTATTTTCTTACCACTTACATTAATTGTTGGATGGTATGGAATGAATTTTAAATTTATGCCTGAAGTCACTTGGAGATATGGATATTTGGGAGTTGTTTTCTTAAGTATAGCCGTTGTTATCTTTTGTATTATATGGTTTAAAAAGAAAAAGTTAATGTAG
- a CDS encoding lysylphosphatidylglycerol synthase transmembrane domain-containing protein — translation MPKKYVKYLLNTGFLFAVFLLTYYLVFKDHELNAVLDSIHRAKNGYIVLGMILSLLFVSSESVIIQYLMHTVKEKVSFLHCLKYSFVGFFFSAITPSASGGQPMQVISMSRDGINMAVSTVVLMIVTAAYKTVLIILCLIAAIFEWSFISIHASNIWFLILFGIIANVGFVLFLVIAIFKQSFVTKIVGRTILWLGNHKLIKNKEKWLRKALKTLKKYDKSADYIKGNKKVLFHVFIITILQRICLFSVTYIIYLAFGLRGASAFQIIALQTIIALAVDSLPLPGGMGASESSFLVIFLTIFGEEFVLPGMLLSRGITYYALLIISAVVTAFGSIKQKRKKNLENGGQLYDRIL, via the coding sequence TTGCCAAAAAAATATGTAAAATATCTTTTGAACACTGGATTTTTATTCGCTGTTTTTCTTTTGACTTATTATCTAGTATTCAAAGATCATGAACTAAACGCTGTATTAGATTCCATCCATCGGGCTAAGAATGGATATATAGTATTGGGAATGATCTTAAGCTTATTGTTTGTAAGTTCAGAATCCGTTATTATTCAATACCTGATGCATACGGTAAAAGAAAAGGTATCGTTTTTACACTGTTTAAAGTACTCTTTTGTAGGATTCTTTTTTAGTGCCATTACACCTTCCGCTTCTGGCGGGCAGCCGATGCAAGTAATTTCCATGAGCCGTGATGGTATTAATATGGCAGTATCTACTGTAGTGCTTATGATTGTGACTGCTGCATATAAAACAGTATTAATTATTTTATGTCTGATTGCAGCAATTTTTGAATGGAGTTTTATTTCGATTCATGCTTCGAATATTTGGTTTTTAATATTGTTTGGGATTATTGCAAATGTAGGTTTTGTCTTGTTCTTAGTAATTGCAATATTCAAACAATCTTTTGTAACTAAAATAGTAGGTAGAACCATTTTATGGCTTGGGAACCATAAACTTATTAAAAATAAAGAGAAATGGTTAAGAAAAGCATTAAAAACGTTGAAAAAGTACGATAAGAGTGCAGATTATATTAAAGGAAACAAAAAGGTTTTGTTTCATGTTTTTATTATTACAATATTACAAAGAATTTGTCTTTTTTCGGTTACTTATATAATTTATTTAGCATTTGGTCTTCGCGGTGCGAGTGCATTTCAGATTATTGCATTACAGACTATAATAGCTCTTGCGGTTGATTCATTACCACTTCCTGGTGGGATGGGAGCTAGTGAGAGTAGCTTTTTAGTAATATTTTTGACTATCTTCGGAGAAGAATTCGTTTTGCCTGGAATGTTATTAAGCCGAGGTATTACTTACTACGCTTTACTTATAATTAGCGCAGTTGTTACTGCATTTGGTTCCATAAAGCAAAAACGGAAGAAAAATTTAGAGAATGGTGGACAGCTATATGATAGGATTTTATAA
- a CDS encoding CDP-alcohol phosphatidyltransferase family protein, with protein sequence MIGFYNYSVILTYLGLASAIFGMSQAITGNINVALLCLIISGTCDMFDGKVARAMKNRTEDEKVFGIQIDSLCDLVCFGVLPGIIAYMTCPYNALGVVSATLFVLGAVIRLGYFNVMEQARQKETTECRKYYQGLPVTTISMILPSVYIIRHFIGIDIVPSTVYSIVLLIVAFLFVYDFKVKKPGNIGCLVMTVYGIFILAGVILLK encoded by the coding sequence ATGATAGGATTTTATAATTATTCGGTAATACTAACTTACCTGGGATTAGCATCAGCGATATTTGGTATGTCTCAGGCGATTACTGGAAATATTAATGTGGCTTTACTTTGCCTAATAATATCTGGTACCTGTGATATGTTTGATGGTAAAGTTGCAAGAGCGATGAAAAATCGTACAGAAGATGAAAAAGTATTTGGTATTCAAATTGATTCGCTTTGCGATTTAGTATGTTTTGGTGTATTACCAGGTATTATCGCCTATATGACCTGTCCATATAATGCTCTTGGCGTAGTTAGTGCTACCTTATTTGTTCTCGGTGCTGTTATTCGCTTAGGATATTTTAATGTTATGGAACAAGCGAGACAGAAAGAAACCACAGAATGTCGTAAGTATTATCAGGGGCTACCAGTTACAACGATATCAATGATATTACCTAGTGTATACATAATACGCCATTTCATCGGAATAGATATAGTTCCAAGTACGGTATATTCTATTGTATTGTTAATTGTAGCATTTTTATTTGTATATGATTTTAAAGTGAAAAAGCCTGGTAATATTGGCTGTTTGGTAATGACCGTTTATGGAATTTTTATCTTAGCCGGTGTTATCTTATTAAAATAG
- a CDS encoding phosphatidylserine decarboxylase: MNYRDRQGNSFENTTNQDKTLEMMYSKAPFRFALKALSAPTVSKVAGRFMDSFWSTFLIDSFVKKNHIKMSDYEMRKYHSYNEFFTRKIKSKSRPINMEPSSLIAPCDGKVSAYPITLDAKFKIKNSLYTVESILKNKKLAKEYVGGTCVILRLTVDNYHRYCYVDDAAKERNHFIPGKLNTVNPIILDHVNIYKENSRAYCVLNTRNFGEVVQMEVGALMVGKIHNYHSVAMVKRGQEKGKFEFGGSTVVLLLKRDAVSIDEDILRNTVDGYETIVKMGEKIGSSIF; the protein is encoded by the coding sequence ATGAACTATCGTGACCGACAAGGTAACTCTTTTGAGAATACCACAAACCAAGATAAAACATTAGAAATGATGTATTCCAAAGCACCATTTCGATTTGCTCTTAAAGCGTTATCCGCGCCAACAGTGTCAAAAGTAGCAGGGAGATTTATGGATTCTTTTTGGTCAACATTTTTAATTGATTCTTTTGTGAAGAAGAATCATATCAAAATGAGTGATTATGAAATGAGAAAATATCATTCCTATAACGAATTTTTCACTAGAAAAATTAAATCGAAGAGCCGCCCAATTAATATGGAACCATCTTCGCTGATCGCACCTTGCGACGGTAAAGTTAGTGCTTATCCGATTACATTGGACGCAAAGTTTAAGATAAAAAATAGTTTGTATACTGTAGAATCTATATTAAAGAATAAAAAGTTAGCGAAGGAATATGTCGGTGGTACATGCGTAATACTACGTTTAACCGTTGATAATTACCATCGTTATTGTTATGTAGATGATGCAGCTAAGGAGAGAAATCATTTCATCCCAGGTAAATTGAATACAGTTAACCCAATAATATTAGATCATGTAAATATCTATAAAGAGAATAGTAGAGCATATTGTGTTTTAAATACCAGAAACTTTGGAGAAGTAGTCCAAATGGAAGTGGGCGCTCTGATGGTTGGTAAGATACATAATTACCACTCTGTTGCAATGGTTAAACGTGGGCAGGAAAAAGGAAAATTTGAATTTGGCGGTTCTACAGTTGTATTATTGCTGAAACGTGATGCTGTTAGTATAGATGAGGATATCTTGAGAAACACAGTAGACGGATATGAAACGATTGTAAAGATGGGCGAGAAGATTGGTAGTTCGATATTCTAG
- the holA gene encoding DNA polymerase III subunit delta yields the protein MNTLKQHIKTKSYEHFYLLYGNEAYLKRFYKNKLKAGILGDSDEMNFTYVEGKDINCNEMIHIAQTMPFFSDRRLLLIENSGWFKNQSEFADYIRDMPETTYVVFVENEVDKRNRLYKAVKDLGYISELNGLDEKSLKMWVVSLLQRENKKITDATLTYFLNKVGTNLDNIQSEIDKLVSYCYEREVITEEDIKAVCSEQITGKMFQMLDAIASKNQKLALEMYYDLLTLREKPMTILYLLNRHINLIMQCKALLSKRTSNAEIASKIGVPPFAVAKYAAQARNFTEENLKKSLILGTEIEEQVKTGRLIDQIGVELLIIKTIIS from the coding sequence ATGAATACTTTAAAACAACATATTAAAACGAAATCCTATGAGCATTTCTACTTACTATATGGAAATGAAGCTTATTTAAAACGTTTCTATAAAAATAAGCTAAAAGCAGGAATCCTTGGTGATAGTGATGAAATGAATTTTACGTATGTCGAAGGAAAAGATATTAATTGCAATGAGATGATTCATATTGCACAAACTATGCCATTTTTTAGTGATAGAAGGTTATTACTGATTGAGAATAGCGGATGGTTTAAAAATCAATCAGAATTTGCTGACTATATAAGAGATATGCCTGAAACAACATATGTCGTTTTTGTGGAAAATGAAGTAGATAAACGAAATCGACTTTATAAGGCAGTAAAGGATTTAGGTTATATCAGTGAACTTAATGGATTGGATGAAAAAAGTTTAAAAATGTGGGTAGTATCTTTATTACAACGAGAAAATAAAAAGATCACTGATGCTACTTTAACTTATTTTTTAAACAAGGTTGGTACAAATCTTGATAACATTCAAAGTGAGATTGATAAACTTGTTTCTTACTGCTATGAAAGAGAAGTTATCACGGAAGAAGATATCAAAGCAGTTTGTTCGGAGCAAATTACAGGTAAGATGTTTCAGATGTTAGATGCCATTGCATCAAAGAATCAAAAACTAGCGTTAGAGATGTATTATGATTTACTCACCCTTCGTGAAAAACCAATGACGATTTTGTATCTATTAAATCGTCATATTAATCTTATTATGCAGTGCAAAGCTTTACTTTCGAAACGTACCAGTAATGCTGAGATTGCATCAAAGATAGGAGTACCACCATTTGCGGTTGCAAAATATGCTGCTCAAGCAAGAAATTTTACAGAAGAAAATCTAAAGAAGTCATTGATTTTGGGAACAGAAATAGAAGAGCAAGTAAAGACGGGACGTTTAATTGATCAGATTGGTGTTGAGTTGTTAATTATTAAGACGATAATAAGCTAA
- a CDS encoding PadR family transcriptional regulator: MNTQLKKGALELCVLAQLIIKDQYGYELTEAISTKMSIASGTLYLILKRLKDEDYVETYLVESAEGPARKYYHITEKGMEYYHKLKSEWDEFVIAVSELMNEF; the protein is encoded by the coding sequence ATGAATACACAATTAAAAAAAGGAGCCTTAGAACTGTGTGTCTTAGCTCAATTGATTATCAAGGATCAATATGGATATGAACTGACAGAAGCCATTTCTACAAAAATGTCGATCGCATCCGGAACCTTGTATTTAATATTAAAACGATTAAAAGATGAAGATTATGTTGAAACTTATTTAGTTGAATCAGCAGAAGGACCAGCAAGAAAATACTATCACATTACAGAAAAGGGAATGGAATATTATCATAAACTAAAGTCAGAATGGGATGAATTTGTAATTGCAGTTAGTGAATTAATGAATGAATTTTAA